Proteins co-encoded in one Dryobates pubescens isolate bDryPub1 chromosome 4, bDryPub1.pri, whole genome shotgun sequence genomic window:
- the TMEM158 gene encoding transmembrane protein 158 → MLPLLLPALLAACLPPCQGWSPSASAGGQEEQEQELFLPPVNSSSRSLASLEMDLDGAVDGSVDGAVDGAVDGAVSKEEGSTSIPGTPVAPSQEPFSSAPTSSGQQQQQQQRPQPQPAEDPHCNISVQRQMLSSLLVRWSRPLGIQCDLLLFSTNSHGRAFFSAAFHRVGPPLLIEHLGLAAGGAQQDLRLCVGCSWVRGRRVGRLRGTAPQPAAAASSSASSSLSYPSAAEPGQYWLQGEPLNFCCLDFSLEELKGEPGWRMNRKPIESTLVACFMTLVIIVWSVAALIWPVPIIAGFLPNGMEQRRGTTAATTTAAAAAAAAK, encoded by the coding sequence ATGCTGCCGCTGCTCCTCCCGGCACTGCTGGCCGCCTGCCTGccgccctgccagggctggagcccctcgGCGTCTGCCGgcgggcaggaggagcaggagcaagagcTCTTCTTGCCCCCTGTCAACTCCTCCTCCCGCTCCTTGGCCAGCCTCGAGATGGACCTCGACGGGGCTGTGGACGGGAGTGTCGATGGGGCTGTGGACGGGGCTGTCGATGGGGCTGTAAgcaaggaggaaggcagcaccTCCATCCCGGGCACGCCGGTCGCCCCTAGCCAAGAGCCGTTTTCTTCTGCTCCCACCTCCtccgggcagcagcagcaacagcagcagcgtCCACAGCCGCAGCCCGCCGAGGACCCTCACTGCAATATCAGCGTGCAGCGGCAGATGCTGAGCTCGCTGCTGGTACGCTGGAGCCGCCCGTTGGGGATCCAGTGCgacctcctgctcttctccaccaACAGCCACGGGCGGGCTTTCTTCTCCGCTGCCTTCCACCGCGTGGGGCCGCCGCTGCTCATCGAGCACCTGGGGCTGGCGGCCGGCGGTGCCCAGCAAGACCTGCGCCTCTGcgtgggctgcagctgggtacGGGGTCGACGGGTCGGCCGCCTGCGGGGCACCGCGCCCCAGCCCGCCGCTgccgcctcctcctccgcctcctcctctctttcttacCCGTCGGCGGCGGAGCCCGGCCAGTACTGGCTGCAAGGGGAACCGCTGAATTTCTGCTGCCTGGATttcagtctggaggagctgaaggggGAGCCGGGCTGGCGGATGAACCGCAAGCCCATCGAGTCTACCTTGGTGGCTTGTTTCATGACTTTGGTCATCATCGTGTGGAGCGTGGCCGCCCTCATCTGGCCGGTGCCCATCATCGCCGGCTTCCTGCCCAACGGCATGGAGCAGCGCCGCGGCACCACGGCCGCCACCACCACCGCCGCCgcggcggccgccgccgccaaGTAG